One Loxodonta africana isolate mLoxAfr1 chromosome 4, mLoxAfr1.hap2, whole genome shotgun sequence genomic region harbors:
- the LOC135231363 gene encoding olfactory receptor 6C2-like, with protein MRNHTAVTTFILLGLTDDPQLQVLVFIFLFPMYILSITGNLTIIILTLTDSHLKTPMYFFLRNFSFLEISFTTVCIPRFLYSISTRDNTITYDACASQIFFIGLFGATEFFLLAAMSYDRYVAICKPLHYMTIMNSRVCTILVLCCWISGLMIIITPLGMGLQLEFCDSNAIDHFGCDAAPLFKISCSDTWFTEQVVIICAVLTFIITLIGVVLSYIYIIKTILRFPSTQQRKKAFSTCSSHMIVVSITYGSCIFIYIKPSAKEDVDINKGVSMLTTSVAPLLNPFIYTLRNKQVKQSFNDMIKKIAFNSQK; from the coding sequence ATGAGAAATCATACAGCAGTAACAACTTTCATCTTGCTGGGACTTACTGATGACCCACAGCTGCAAGTTCtggttttcatctttttatttccGATGTATATTCTGAGTATAACCGGAAACCTGACCATTATCATTCTTACTCTCACGGATTCCCACCTTAAAAcacctatgtattttttccttcgAAACTTCTCCTTTTTAGAAATCTCATTCACAACAGTCTGTATTCCCAGATTCCTGTACAGTATATCAACTAGGGATAATACAATTACTTATGATGCTTGTGCAagtcaaatattttttattggaCTCTTTGGGGCCACAGAGTTTTTTCTCCTGgctgccatgtcctatgaccgctatgtggccatctgcaagcccctccATTATATGACCATCATGAACAGCAGAGTCTGTACCATCCTCGTCCTCTGCTGCTGGATCTCTGGGTTGATGATCATCATCACACCGCTTGGTATGGGCCTGCAGCTGGAATTCTGTGACTCCAATGCCATTGATCATTTTGGCTGTGATGCAGCTCCTCTTTTTAAGATTTCATGCTCAGATACATGGTTCACAGAACAGGTAGTTATAATTTGTGCAGTGTTGACATTCATTATCACACTCATAGGCGTGGTTCTTTCTTACATATATATCATCAAGACAATACTAAGATTCCCATCTACTCAGCAAAGGAAAAAAGCTTTTTCCACGTGTTCTTCTCACATGATTGTTGTTTCCATCACctatggtagctgtatcttcatcTATATcaaaccttcagccaaagaggaTGTGGACATTAATAAAGGGGTATCCATGCTCACTACATCTGTTGCTCCTTTGTTAAACCCCTTCATTTATACCTTGAGAAATAAGCAGGTAAAACAATCTTTCAAtgatatgattaaaaaaattgcATTTAATTCACAAAAGTAA